The following are encoded together in the Oncorhynchus gorbuscha isolate QuinsamMale2020 ecotype Even-year linkage group LG03, OgorEven_v1.0, whole genome shotgun sequence genome:
- the LOC124032220 gene encoding tubulin alpha-1C chain, producing MRECISVHVGQAGVQIGNACWELYCLEHGIQPDGQMPSDKTIGGGDDSFNTFFSETGAGKHVPRAVFVDLEPTVIDEVRTGTYRQLFHPEQLITGKEDAANNYARGHYTIGKEIIDLVLDRIRKLADQCTGLQGFLVFHSFGGGTGSGFTSLLMERLSVDYGKKSKLEFSIYPAPQVSTAVVEPYNSILTTHTTLEHSDCAFMVDNEAIYDICRRNLDIERPTYTNLNRLISQIVSSITASLRFDGALNVDLTEFQTNLVPYPRIHFPLATYAPVISAEKAYHEQLTVSEITNACFEPANQMVKCDPRHGKYMSCCLLYRGDVVPKDVNAAIATIKTKRSIQFVDWCPTGFKIGINYQPPTVVPGGDLAKVQRAVCMLSNTTAVAEAWARLDHKFDLMYAKRAFVHWYVGEGMEEGEFAEAREDMAALEKDYEEVGRDSGEGDEDGEEY from the exons ATG CGAGAGTGCATCTCCGTCCACGTGGGTCAGGCTGGAGTCCAGATTGGAAATGCCTGCTGGGAGCTCTACTGCCTGGAGCATGGGATCCAGCCAGACGGACAGATGCCCAGTGACAAAACCATTGGAGGAGGAGACGACTCCTTCAACACCTTCTTCAGTGAGACTGGGGCTGGAAAGCATGTCCCCAGGGCTGTGTTTGTGGACCTGGAGCCCACAGTTATTG ATGAGGTGCGAACTGGGACCTATCGCCAGTTATTCCATCCTGAACAGCTCATCACTGGCAAAGAGGATGCTGCCAACAACTATGCTCGTGGACACTACACTATTGGCAAAGAGATCATCGACCTGGTGCTGGACAGGATCCGCAAACTG gctgACCAGTGCACAGGCCTTCAGGGCTTCCTGGTTTTCCACAGCTTTGGAGGTGGGACCGGCTCTGGTTTCACCTCCCTGCTGATGGAGCGCCTGTCTGTTGACTACGGCAAGAAGTCCAAGCTGGAGTTCTCCATCTACCCAGCTCCCCAGGTGTCCACAGCTGTGGTAGAGCCCTACAACTCCATCCTGACCACCCACACCACCCTAGAGCACTCTGACTGTGCCTTCATGGTGGATAATGAGGCTATCTATGACATCTGCCGTAGGAACCTCGACATTGAGCGTCCTACTTACACCAACCTCAACAGGCTCATTAGCCAGATCGTTTCCTCCATCACGGCTTCCCTTCGATTTGATGGTGCCCTCAATGTTgatctgacagagttccagaccAACTTGGTGCCCTACCCCCGTATCCATTTCCCTCTGGCCACCTATGCCCCAGTTATTTCTGCAGAGAAGGCTTACCATGAGCAGTTAACTGTCTCTGAGATCACCAATGCCTGCTTTGAACCAGCCAACCAGATGGTGAAATGTGACCCTCGTCACGGCAAGTACATGTCATGCTGCCTTCTATACCGTGGTGACGTGGTGCCCAAAGATGTCAATGCTGCCATTGCAACAATCAAGACTAAACGTTCCATTCAGTTTGTTGACTGGTGTCCAACTGGTTTCAAGATTGGCATCAACTATCAGCCTCCCACTGTGGTCCCTGGTGGAGACCTGGCCAAAGTCCAGAGGGCTGTGTGCATGCTGAGCAACACCACTGCTGTGGCAGAGGCCTGGGCTCGGCTTGACCACAAGTTTGACCTGATGTACGCCAAACGTGCCTTTGTGCACTGGTACGTAGGTGAGGGTATGGAGGAGGGAGAGTTTGCTGAGGCCAGAGAGGACATGGCAGCCCTGGAGAAGGATTATGAAGAGGTGGGACGTGACAGCGGTGAAGGAGATGAGGACGGGGAAGAGTATTAG